The following proteins come from a genomic window of Gossypium raimondii isolate GPD5lz chromosome 5, ASM2569854v1, whole genome shotgun sequence:
- the LOC105770064 gene encoding uncharacterized protein At2g23090 yields MGGGNGQKSRMAREKHVEKNKAAKGSQLESNKKAMTIQCKVCMQTFICTTSEVKCREHAESKHPKSDIYACFPHLKK; encoded by the exons ATGGGAGGAGGCAATGGCCAGAAATCAAGGATGGCTCGTGAGAAACACGTGGAGAAGAACAAGGCCGCTAAGG GTAGTCAGCTGGAATCAAATAAGAAAGCCATGACGATCCAG TGCAAGGTTTGCATGCAGACATTCATATGCACCACATCAGAGGTGAAGTGCAGAGAACATGCTGAGTCAAAGCACCCAAAATCTGACATCTATGCTTGTTTCCCTCACCttaagaaatga